In Phreatobacter aquaticus, a single genomic region encodes these proteins:
- a CDS encoding metallophosphoesterase family protein, translating into MFRLAHFSDPHIGPLPRPSLGELAGKRATGYLNWLAGRGNHHRMDVLDRLVREIAAADPDHVAVTGDLINLGLAAEIGPARAFLQRLGAPDRVTVVPGNHDAYHLATVAEMYRAWSPWLEGDDAGSEDRRYAFPSLRVRGQVALIGLNSGLPTPPFMATGFLGQRQIETLGDLLADTARQGLARVVLIHHPPFDIGAQKRLLDHAGVTATIAKAGAEAVLHGHTHKGTTHNLPGAAGPIPVIGAPSASAAAGGRHEAAAWNLVTIDGEPGAWRVHVERKGTVGGG; encoded by the coding sequence ATGTTCCGCCTTGCCCACTTTTCCGACCCGCATATCGGCCCGCTGCCGCGCCCGAGCCTCGGTGAGCTCGCCGGGAAGCGCGCAACCGGCTATCTCAACTGGCTCGCCGGCCGCGGCAATCATCATCGCATGGACGTGCTCGACCGCCTCGTGCGGGAGATCGCGGCAGCCGATCCCGACCATGTCGCTGTCACCGGCGACCTGATCAATCTCGGCCTCGCGGCTGAAATCGGGCCTGCCCGCGCATTCCTTCAGCGCCTGGGCGCGCCTGATCGGGTCACCGTTGTCCCCGGCAATCACGACGCCTATCACCTCGCGACCGTCGCCGAGATGTACCGCGCATGGAGCCCCTGGCTCGAGGGCGACGACGCTGGCAGCGAGGACCGCCGCTATGCCTTTCCCTCACTCCGGGTTCGCGGGCAGGTGGCGCTGATCGGACTGAATTCCGGTCTGCCGACACCGCCCTTCATGGCGACCGGGTTTCTCGGTCAGCGGCAGATCGAGACGCTTGGGGACCTGCTGGCCGACACGGCGCGGCAGGGCCTAGCGCGGGTCGTCCTCATCCATCATCCGCCCTTCGATATCGGAGCGCAGAAGCGGCTGCTGGACCATGCGGGTGTGACGGCCACGATTGCCAAGGCGGGTGCGGAAGCTGTTCTGCACGGCCATACGCACAAGGGCACGACGCACAATCTGCCGGGCGCTGCCGGGCCAATTCCGGTCATCGGGGCGCCATCGGCTTCAGCGGCGGCAGGAGGTCGCCATGAAGCAGCCGCCTGGAACCTCGTGACCATCGACGGCGAGCCGGGCGCATGGCGCGTCCATGTGGAGCGCAAGGGAACCGTCGGCGGCGGGTGA
- the ctrA gene encoding response regulator transcription factor CtrA, whose translation MRVLLIEDDSATAKSIELMLKSESFNVYTTDLGEEGIDLGKLYDYDIILLDLNLPDMSGYEVLKSLRVAKVKTPILILSGLAGIEDKVRGLGFGADDYLTKPFHKDELVARIHAIVRRSKGHAQSVITTGDLLVNLDQKTVEVTGQRVHLTGKEYQMLELLSLRKGTTLTKEMFLNHLYGGMDEPELKIIDVFICKLRKKLANASDGKNYIETVWGRGYVLREPSDVEERIPA comes from the coding sequence ATGCGCGTTCTGTTGATTGAAGATGACAGCGCAACTGCGAAAAGCATTGAGCTCATGCTCAAGTCCGAGAGCTTTAACGTCTACACGACGGATCTCGGCGAAGAGGGTATCGACCTCGGCAAGCTCTACGATTACGATATCATTCTGCTCGACCTGAACCTTCCGGACATGTCCGGATACGAGGTCCTGAAGTCGCTGCGTGTCGCCAAGGTGAAGACGCCGATCCTGATCCTCTCCGGTCTTGCCGGCATCGAGGACAAGGTGCGCGGCCTGGGCTTCGGCGCCGACGACTATCTCACCAAGCCCTTCCACAAGGACGAACTGGTCGCCCGCATCCATGCGATCGTCCGCCGCTCCAAGGGTCATGCCCAGTCGGTCATCACCACCGGCGACCTCCTGGTCAACCTTGACCAGAAGACCGTCGAGGTCACCGGCCAGCGCGTCCACCTGACCGGCAAGGAGTACCAGATGCTGGAGCTCCTCTCGCTGCGCAAGGGCACCACGCTGACCAAGGAAATGTTCCTCAACCACCTCTATGGCGGCATGGACGAGCCCGAGCTGAAGATCATCGACGTCTTCATCTGCAAGCTCCGCAAGAAGCTCGCCAATGCCTCCGACGGCAAGAACTACATCGAGACGGTCTGGGGCCGCGGCTATGTGCTGCGCGAGCCGTCGGACGTGGAAGAGCGCATCCCGGCCTGA
- the mbfA gene encoding iron exporter MbfA, translated as MVAFSDLSEQQVLALAITNEEEDGRIYLAFAQRLRADYPASARVFEDMAAEEATHRTRLYDLYREKFGEFLPLIRRQDVSGFLKRKPIWLTANLSLDTVRAEAESMEREAEAFYRQSASRARDISVRQLLTTLAEAESHHEDLARRLTETHLTADAKAAEDQTAHQRFVMTYVQPGLAGLMDGSVSTLAPVFAAAFATQANWETFLVAMAAAVGAGISMGLTEALSDDGKITGRGSPAVRGWVCGLMTMIGGLGHALPYLIPSSWPNSFWIATSLAIGIVVVELWAIAWIRYKYMDTPFLKAVFQIVVGGTLVLAAGILLGSA; from the coding sequence ATGGTCGCCTTTTCCGATCTCTCCGAGCAGCAGGTGCTCGCGCTCGCCATCACCAACGAGGAAGAGGACGGGCGCATCTATCTCGCCTTCGCCCAGCGCCTCCGGGCAGACTATCCCGCGTCCGCCCGCGTGTTTGAGGACATGGCTGCCGAGGAAGCGACCCACCGTACCCGGCTCTATGATCTCTATCGCGAGAAGTTCGGCGAGTTCCTGCCGCTGATCCGCCGTCAGGACGTGTCCGGCTTCCTCAAGCGCAAGCCGATCTGGCTGACAGCCAATCTCTCGCTCGATACGGTGCGGGCCGAGGCGGAGAGCATGGAGCGCGAGGCGGAGGCCTTCTACCGCCAGAGCGCCAGTCGCGCCCGCGATATATCGGTCCGGCAACTCCTGACAACGCTGGCCGAAGCCGAGAGCCACCACGAGGATCTCGCACGCCGGCTGACGGAAACCCATCTCACCGCTGATGCGAAGGCGGCCGAGGACCAGACCGCGCACCAGCGTTTCGTCATGACCTATGTCCAGCCTGGTCTGGCGGGCCTGATGGATGGATCGGTCTCGACGCTTGCTCCGGTCTTCGCCGCGGCTTTCGCCACCCAGGCGAATTGGGAGACCTTTCTCGTCGCCATGGCGGCTGCGGTCGGCGCCGGCATCTCGATGGGCCTGACCGAGGCGCTCTCCGATGACGGGAAGATCACGGGTCGTGGCTCGCCGGCTGTTCGCGGCTGGGTCTGCGGCCTCATGACCATGATCGGTGGCCTCGGCCATGCCCTGCCCTATCTGATCCCATCCTCCTGGCCGAATTCCTTCTGGATCGCGACATCGCTCGCCATCGGCATCGTTGTGGTCGAACTCTGGGCGATCGCCTGGATCCGCTACAAGTACATGGACACCCCCTTCCTCAAGGCCGTGTTCCAGATCGTCGTCGGCGGAACCCTGGTGCTGGCGGCCGGCATCCTGCTCGGCAGCGCGTAA
- the cysK gene encoding cysteine synthase A: MTAHVSPEKTKKPGRGRIYNSITETIGDTPLVKLDKIAKAHGAKATILAKLEFFNPIASVKDRIGVAMIDALEAAGKITPDTVLIEPTSGNTGIALAFAAAARGIKLVLVMPETMSIERRKMLALLGAELVLTEGPKGMKGAIAKAEELVAENPHAIIPQQFKNPANPEIHRHTTAEEIWNDTNGQVDIFVSGVGTGGTITGVGQVLKARRPGVRVVAVEPTESPVLSGGNPGPHKIQGIGAGFVPDILDRSVIDEVRTASNDQAFATARELARSEGIPTGISAGAAVHVALELGKLLENAGKTIVVIIPSFAERYLSTALFDGL, from the coding sequence ATGACCGCCCACGTTTCGCCTGAAAAGACCAAGAAGCCCGGCCGCGGCCGCATCTACAATTCGATCACGGAGACCATCGGCGACACGCCGCTTGTGAAGCTGGACAAGATCGCCAAGGCCCATGGCGCCAAGGCGACAATTCTCGCCAAGCTCGAGTTCTTCAACCCGATCGCCAGCGTCAAGGACCGCATCGGTGTGGCGATGATCGACGCGCTGGAAGCAGCCGGGAAGATCACGCCGGACACCGTCCTGATCGAGCCGACATCCGGCAATACCGGTATCGCGCTGGCCTTCGCGGCCGCTGCGCGCGGCATCAAGCTGGTTCTGGTCATGCCCGAGACCATGTCGATCGAGCGGCGCAAGATGCTGGCTCTCCTCGGCGCCGAACTGGTGCTGACCGAAGGCCCCAAGGGTATGAAGGGTGCGATCGCCAAGGCCGAGGAACTGGTGGCGGAAAACCCCCACGCCATCATCCCCCAGCAGTTCAAGAACCCAGCCAATCCGGAAATCCACCGCCACACCACGGCCGAGGAGATCTGGAACGACACCAATGGTCAGGTCGACATTTTCGTCTCGGGCGTCGGCACCGGCGGCACGATCACCGGCGTCGGCCAGGTGCTCAAGGCTCGCCGTCCCGGCGTGCGCGTTGTGGCGGTGGAGCCGACGGAGAGCCCGGTTCTCTCCGGCGGCAATCCCGGCCCGCACAAGATCCAGGGCATTGGCGCGGGCTTCGTGCCGGACATCCTCGACCGGTCGGTGATCGACGAGGTGCGCACCGCGTCCAATGACCAGGCTTTTGCCACCGCCCGCGAGCTGGCGCGCTCCGAGGGAATCCCGACCGGCATTTCAGCCGGCGCCGCCGTTCACGTCGCGCTCGAACTCGGCAAGCTTCTGGAAAACGCCGGCAAGACCATTGTCGTGATCATTCCAAGCTTCGCCGAACGCTACCTGTCGACGGCCCTGTTCGACGGCCTGTGA
- a CDS encoding PaaI family thioesterase, which yields MAHLDTLKAHPLPFAVLMGVQFISASLDEVVATLEVRPDLCTAGSIVHGGALMAFADTVGAAATYLNLPAGAKGTTTIESKTNFLSSGPVGQTLTATATPVHRGARTQVWQTRITREDGKAVALVTQTQLVL from the coding sequence TTGGCCCATCTCGACACGCTCAAGGCACACCCCCTCCCTTTCGCCGTCCTGATGGGCGTTCAGTTCATCTCGGCCAGTCTCGACGAGGTCGTCGCCACACTCGAGGTGCGTCCGGACCTCTGCACCGCCGGCTCGATCGTCCATGGTGGCGCGCTGATGGCCTTTGCCGACACAGTCGGAGCGGCCGCGACCTACCTCAACCTGCCTGCAGGCGCGAAGGGCACGACGACCATCGAGAGCAAGACCAATTTCCTGAGCTCCGGCCCCGTCGGCCAGACACTGACCGCCACCGCAACGCCGGTTCATCGCGGCGCGCGGACGCAGGTCTGGCAGACGCGCATCACCCGCGAGGACGGCAAGGCGGTGGCCCTGGTCACCCAGACGCAATTGGTGCTTTGA
- a CDS encoding propionyl-CoA synthetase — MDAAIPSRYAATYAAWQADPGGFWAEAAKAIDWVTPPKTVFDPSQGAYGRWFPDGVCNTCYNAVDRHAASHPDRVALIYDSPVTGAKKTFTYAQLKAEVATFAAVMADLGVTKGDRVIVYMPMVPEAAIAMLACARIGAIHSVVFGGFAAKELATRIDDCHPKLIVSASCGIEGAKVIPYKPLLDGAIDLAVAKPEHCIILQRPQVDAQFTPDRDFDWEALVTRARLQGKQAPCVPVAATDPLYVLYTSGTTGKPKGVVRDNGGHMVALAWSMGNLYGIKPGEVFWAASDVGWVVGHSYIVYAPLIAGATTILYEGKPVGTPDPGAYWRVISEHGVSALFTAPTAFRAIKKEDPNADHLKRYDLSGFRTLFLAGERADPDTVVWAEKILGVPVVDHWWQTETGWCIVGNPVGLGLLPVKPGSPTVPMPGYDVRIVDEAGHDVPANTMGSIVIKLPLPPGSLPTLWQQDDRFKESYLEAFPGCYSTSDAGFIDDDGYLYIMGRTDDIINVAGHRLSTGGMEEVLSSHPDVAECAVIGMADSLKGEVPCGFVVLKMGVNKTPAVVEKELVQLVRDKIGPVAAFKLAIAVQRLPKTRSGKILRGTMKKIADGTEWSMPATIDDPSVLAEIEEALKGRSG; from the coding sequence ATGGACGCGGCGATACCCTCCCGCTATGCGGCGACTTATGCGGCCTGGCAGGCTGATCCCGGCGGCTTCTGGGCCGAGGCCGCCAAGGCCATCGATTGGGTGACGCCACCGAAGACGGTGTTTGACCCGAGCCAGGGCGCCTATGGCCGTTGGTTCCCCGATGGCGTCTGCAACACCTGCTACAACGCTGTTGACCGGCATGCGGCAAGCCATCCCGACCGCGTCGCGCTGATCTATGATTCACCGGTCACAGGCGCCAAGAAGACTTTCACCTATGCCCAGCTGAAGGCCGAGGTTGCGACATTCGCCGCGGTCATGGCTGATCTTGGTGTCACCAAGGGCGATCGCGTCATCGTCTATATGCCGATGGTGCCGGAGGCGGCGATCGCCATGCTGGCCTGCGCCCGCATTGGCGCGATCCATTCGGTGGTGTTCGGCGGGTTTGCTGCCAAGGAACTCGCGACCCGCATCGATGATTGCCATCCCAAGCTGATCGTCTCGGCTTCCTGCGGTATCGAGGGCGCCAAGGTCATTCCCTACAAGCCGTTGCTCGATGGCGCGATCGACCTCGCGGTTGCCAAGCCCGAGCATTGCATCATTCTTCAGCGGCCGCAGGTGGATGCCCAATTCACGCCCGACCGCGACTTCGATTGGGAGGCTCTGGTCACCCGCGCCCGACTGCAGGGCAAGCAGGCGCCCTGCGTGCCGGTCGCGGCAACCGATCCGCTCTATGTGCTCTACACGTCGGGAACGACCGGCAAGCCCAAGGGCGTCGTGCGAGACAATGGCGGCCACATGGTCGCGCTCGCCTGGTCGATGGGCAATCTCTACGGCATCAAGCCGGGAGAGGTCTTCTGGGCCGCCTCGGATGTCGGCTGGGTGGTTGGCCATTCCTATATCGTCTATGCGCCGCTGATCGCAGGTGCCACGACCATCCTCTACGAGGGCAAGCCTGTGGGTACGCCCGATCCCGGCGCCTATTGGCGCGTGATTTCGGAACATGGTGTCTCGGCTCTGTTCACCGCACCGACTGCGTTCCGCGCCATCAAGAAGGAAGACCCGAACGCCGACCACCTGAAGCGCTACGACCTGTCGGGCTTCCGGACACTGTTCCTCGCCGGCGAGCGCGCCGATCCTGACACGGTGGTGTGGGCCGAGAAGATCCTGGGCGTCCCGGTGGTCGACCATTGGTGGCAGACGGAAACCGGCTGGTGCATCGTCGGCAATCCGGTCGGTCTTGGCCTTCTGCCGGTCAAGCCGGGCTCGCCAACCGTTCCGATGCCGGGTTACGACGTGCGCATTGTCGATGAGGCTGGCCATGATGTGCCGGCCAACACGATGGGGTCCATCGTGATCAAGCTGCCGCTGCCGCCGGGCTCGTTGCCGACGCTGTGGCAGCAGGACGATCGTTTCAAGGAAAGCTATCTTGAGGCGTTTCCGGGCTGCTATTCGACCTCGGATGCCGGCTTCATCGATGACGACGGCTATCTCTACATCATGGGGCGCACCGACGACATCATCAACGTCGCCGGCCATCGCCTCTCCACCGGCGGCATGGAGGAGGTGTTGTCCTCTCATCCCGATGTCGCCGAATGTGCTGTCATCGGCATGGCGGACAGCCTGAAGGGCGAGGTGCCCTGCGGCTTCGTCGTGCTGAAGATGGGCGTCAACAAGACGCCGGCCGTCGTGGAAAAGGAACTGGTTCAGCTGGTGCGCGACAAGATCGGGCCGGTCGCAGCCTTCAAGCTCGCGATTGCTGTCCAGCGCCTGCCCAAGACCCGCTCCGGCAAGATCCTGCGCGGCACGATGAAGAAGATCGCCGACGGAACCGAATGGTCGATGCCGGCGACCATCGACGATCCCAGTGTTCTCGCTGAGATCGAAGAGGCGCTGAAGGGGCGCTCGGGCTGA
- the fliI gene encoding flagellar protein export ATPase FliI, whose translation MRALANQIADIDGISIYGRVAGVRGLMVEAAGPIHAMSVGARVTIETGAKPIPCEVIGFHGDQALLMPFGGLDGVRRGCKALVSQSPAAIRPSMGWLGRVVNALGEPIDGKGPLPQGGNPMPFRADPPAAHTRRRVGAPLDMGVKTMNTFLTCCRGQRMGIFAGSGVGKSVLLSMIARNVDADVSVIGLIGERGREVQEFLQEDLGDEGLARSVVVVATSDEPALMRKQAAYLTLSIAEYFRDQEKQVMLMMDSVTRFAMAQREIGLSAGEPPTAKGYTPTVFSELPRLLERAGPGAGEGAITAIFTVLVDGDDHNEPVADAVRGILDGHIVMERSIAERGRYPAINVLKSVSRTMPRSADPAFWPVIQKAKRVLSTYGDMEELIRLGAYRAGSSAEVDEAIRLQPDLEAFLGQRKDEAIGIQAGYQQLAAILERHGARP comes from the coding sequence ATGCGTGCCCTTGCCAATCAGATCGCCGATATCGACGGGATCTCCATCTACGGTCGGGTCGCGGGCGTGCGCGGGCTGATGGTGGAGGCGGCGGGGCCGATCCACGCCATGTCGGTTGGCGCGCGCGTGACGATCGAGACGGGCGCCAAGCCCATCCCCTGCGAGGTCATCGGGTTTCATGGCGACCAGGCGCTGCTCATGCCGTTCGGCGGCCTCGACGGCGTGCGGCGCGGGTGCAAGGCGCTGGTGTCGCAGTCGCCTGCGGCCATCCGGCCCTCGATGGGATGGCTCGGACGGGTGGTGAATGCGCTGGGCGAGCCGATCGACGGCAAGGGGCCTCTGCCGCAGGGTGGCAATCCCATGCCGTTCCGTGCCGATCCTCCGGCCGCCCACACACGCAGGCGCGTTGGCGCCCCCCTCGACATGGGGGTGAAGACCATGAACACGTTCCTGACCTGCTGCCGCGGCCAGCGCATGGGCATCTTCGCCGGCTCCGGTGTCGGCAAGTCGGTGTTGCTGTCGATGATCGCCCGCAATGTCGATGCCGACGTGTCGGTGATCGGTCTGATCGGCGAACGCGGCCGAGAGGTGCAGGAATTCCTCCAGGAGGATCTGGGTGACGAGGGCCTTGCCCGCTCCGTCGTGGTGGTGGCGACCTCCGACGAGCCCGCCCTGATGCGCAAGCAAGCCGCCTACCTCACCCTGTCGATCGCCGAATATTTCCGTGATCAGGAAAAGCAGGTGATGCTGATGATGGATTCCGTCACCCGCTTCGCCATGGCCCAGCGCGAGATCGGCCTGTCGGCCGGTGAGCCGCCAACGGCCAAGGGCTATACCCCGACCGTCTTCTCCGAGCTGCCGCGGTTGCTGGAACGCGCAGGTCCTGGTGCGGGTGAAGGCGCGATCACCGCCATCTTCACAGTGCTGGTCGATGGCGACGATCACAATGAACCGGTGGCTGACGCCGTGCGCGGCATTCTCGACGGCCATATCGTGATGGAACGCTCGATTGCCGAGCGTGGCCGCTATCCCGCGATCAATGTGCTGAAAAGCGTCTCCCGCACCATGCCGCGCTCCGCCGATCCTGCCTTCTGGCCGGTGATCCAGAAGGCCAAGCGGGTTCTCTCGACCTATGGCGACATGGAGGAACTGATCCGGCTCGGCGCCTATCGGGCGGGCTCATCGGCCGAGGTCGATGAAGCGATCCGCCTGCAGCCTGATCTCGAAGCGTTCCTTGGGCAGCGCAAGGATGAGGCAATCGGCATCCAGGCCGGATACCAGCAATTGGCGGCGATCCTGGAAAGGCATGGAGCGAGGCCGTGA
- the fliJ gene encoding flagellar export protein FliJ: MKSRVTLIRLKRFQVDEKRRQVAQIEMMIAEFERMANDLDREIVVEQNRANIHDPGHYAYPTYAKAARQRRDNLLGSAGELKGQLDDAKAALAEAFEELKKVEILDERETARDRVADSVREQAEMDRIGLTRRGAYLGA, from the coding sequence ATGAAGTCGCGTGTGACACTGATCCGCCTGAAGCGCTTTCAGGTCGATGAAAAGCGCCGCCAGGTGGCGCAGATCGAGATGATGATCGCCGAGTTCGAGCGCATGGCCAATGATCTCGACCGGGAGATCGTGGTCGAGCAGAACCGGGCCAACATCCACGATCCCGGCCATTATGCCTATCCGACCTATGCGAAGGCAGCGCGCCAGCGGCGCGACAACCTTCTGGGGTCGGCTGGCGAGCTCAAGGGCCAGCTGGATGATGCCAAGGCGGCGCTTGCCGAGGCTTTCGAGGAATTGAAGAAGGTCGAGATTCTCGACGAGCGCGAGACCGCTCGCGACCGCGTTGCGGATTCCGTGCGCGAGCAGGCGGAGATGGACCGGATCGGTCTCACCCGCCGCGGAGCCTATCTCGGCGCCTGA
- a CDS encoding methyl-accepting chemotaxis protein, translated as MSALGRVSISAKILGLVALLSAVAAAIGAIGYYAVGQLRSEVTVSARVSSRAFDAVVVNRGLAALSRAEYVMATDPSQITRQVALIEEDTKAIASRMATLREARVPEVVAAVNKADVALQKYLPLMQETVRIATGVTGTATPEQRARIAQSSLASSDAYMEARMALRELTLLQQKRSDDGYSAAYATAESMQNMILYVGIATVLFGLALGFVIGRVGIASPIRVLTACLRELAEGRFNVTVPGTDRRDEVGDIARAAETFKANGIETNQLRAEQEAAKARAEQEQKAMMQRMADDFDHAVGGIITHVSSASAQLKSAAQTLSSSAEEASVQSGAVAAASEEASANVQTVASATEELSASVREIGERVEQSARMASAAVANADSSAGMIKDLAEKAQKIGEIVELINSIASQTNLLALNATIEAARAGEAGKGFAVVAAEVKSLADQTSKATTDIANQINGIQAATNQSAEAITGIASSIREISAVAASISAAVEEQNAATQEIARNVQEASAGTGEVSTNIVGVSQTVTETGAAASQVLGSAETLAVQAASLSTEMSKFLATIRAA; from the coding sequence ATGTCGGCTCTCGGTCGTGTCAGCATTTCTGCCAAGATACTCGGGCTCGTCGCCCTGCTCAGCGCGGTCGCCGCGGCAATCGGGGCCATCGGCTACTACGCGGTCGGTCAGTTGCGGTCGGAGGTCACGGTTTCTGCTCGCGTCAGCAGCCGCGCCTTCGACGCCGTCGTCGTCAACCGCGGGCTCGCCGCGCTGTCGCGTGCAGAATATGTGATGGCAACGGATCCCAGCCAGATCACACGTCAGGTCGCATTGATCGAAGAGGATACCAAGGCCATCGCGTCTCGCATGGCGACGCTGCGCGAAGCCCGCGTTCCTGAAGTGGTGGCGGCTGTGAACAAGGCCGACGTGGCGCTTCAGAAATATCTGCCCCTCATGCAAGAGACTGTCCGCATCGCGACAGGCGTCACCGGAACCGCAACGCCGGAGCAGCGTGCCCGTATCGCGCAGTCAAGCCTTGCATCGAGCGACGCTTACATGGAGGCCCGCATGGCACTCCGCGAACTGACCCTGCTGCAGCAGAAGCGCTCGGATGACGGATATTCCGCGGCCTACGCGACTGCGGAATCCATGCAGAACATGATTCTCTACGTCGGCATCGCCACGGTCCTGTTCGGCCTGGCCCTCGGCTTCGTCATCGGCCGCGTCGGGATCGCCTCTCCCATTCGCGTCCTGACAGCGTGCCTGCGCGAACTGGCCGAGGGTCGCTTCAACGTGACTGTGCCCGGCACCGACCGTCGCGATGAAGTGGGCGACATCGCCCGCGCCGCCGAGACCTTCAAGGCCAATGGCATCGAGACCAACCAGTTGCGTGCCGAGCAGGAAGCGGCCAAGGCCCGCGCCGAGCAGGAGCAGAAGGCCATGATGCAGCGCATGGCGGATGATTTCGACCACGCGGTCGGCGGCATCATTACCCACGTCTCCTCCGCTTCCGCGCAGCTGAAGTCCGCAGCGCAGACGCTCTCCAGCTCGGCCGAGGAAGCATCGGTCCAGTCGGGAGCCGTTGCGGCAGCCTCCGAAGAAGCCTCCGCCAATGTCCAGACGGTCGCCTCGGCCACCGAAGAACTCTCCGCCTCGGTCCGCGAGATCGGCGAGCGCGTCGAGCAATCGGCCCGCATGGCTAGCGCCGCTGTTGCCAATGCCGATAGCTCGGCCGGCATGATCAAGGATCTCGCCGAGAAGGCGCAGAAGATCGGCGAGATCGTCGAACTGATCAACTCGATCGCCTCGCAGACCAATCTTCTGGCTCTCAACGCGACCATCGAGGCGGCGCGTGCCGGCGAGGCCGGCAAGGGCTTTGCGGTGGTCGCAGCCGAGGTGAAGAGCCTCGCCGACCAGACCTCCAAGGCGACAACGGATATCGCAAACCAGATCAACGGCATCCAGGCCGCGACCAACCAGTCTGCCGAGGCGATTACCGGCATTGCCAGCTCGATCCGCGAGATCAGCGCCGTGGCCGCCAGCATCTCGGCTGCCGTCGAGGAACAGAACGCCGCGACCCAGGAGATCGCACGCAATGTTCAGGAGGCTTCCGCCGGGACGGGCGAGGTCTCGACCAATATCGTCGGCGTCTCGCAGACTGTCACGGAAACCGGCGCCGCGGCCTCCCAGGTCCTGGGGTCCGCTGAAACGCTCGCAGTCCAGGCCGCCTCGCTCAGCACCGAGATGAGCAAGTTCCTGGCGACCATCCGGGCAGCCTGA
- a CDS encoding flavin reductase family protein, which produces MMSHVHQPIEPAILYFGTPVVLVTTLNEDGTTNISPMSSAWWLGWTCLLGFDASSQTPQNLMRTGECVLNLPSPELVGAVDRLACLSASDPLPGHKAHLGYRSERDKFAAAGLTPLPSFDVAPSRIQECPIQLEAVLTDARPVGAADPRLLVPSVAIEVRVVKIHAAPSVLDDSYENRIDPGRWRPLIMSFRQFFATGEKIHESRLARPPEQAYGGRRPRLRTVP; this is translated from the coding sequence ATGATGAGCCACGTCCACCAGCCGATCGAACCGGCGATCCTCTATTTTGGAACGCCCGTCGTGCTCGTCACGACCTTGAACGAGGACGGAACGACCAACATCTCCCCCATGTCATCGGCCTGGTGGCTTGGCTGGACGTGCTTGCTGGGGTTCGACGCATCGTCACAGACGCCGCAGAACCTCATGCGGACCGGCGAGTGCGTCCTCAATCTGCCGTCTCCAGAGCTGGTCGGCGCGGTTGACCGCCTGGCCTGCCTGTCGGCGTCCGACCCGCTGCCGGGACACAAGGCGCATCTGGGCTACCGGAGCGAGCGCGACAAGTTTGCCGCCGCCGGTCTCACGCCCTTGCCGTCGTTTGACGTGGCCCCAAGCCGCATCCAGGAATGCCCGATCCAGTTGGAGGCCGTCCTGACCGACGCCCGCCCGGTCGGGGCCGCGGATCCCAGGCTGCTCGTCCCGTCTGTCGCGATCGAGGTGCGCGTGGTGAAGATCCATGCCGCGCCTTCGGTGCTCGACGACAGCTATGAGAACCGGATTGACCCCGGCCGCTGGCGGCCCCTGATCATGAGCTTCCGCCAGTTCTTCGCAACCGGCGAGAAGATCCATGAATCGCGGTTGGCCCGGCCGCCGGAGCAAGCCTATGGAGGCCGCCGGCCCCGTCTGCGCACGGTGCCTTGA